The segment TTGCGGCCTACCTTGCTGGAGAAGTCAATGCCGAGATCCAGGGCCTCGCCGTTGAACATCTCCCCGTCGTCGAAGCACTCTGCCCCGTCCTCATCGCCGAATCCTCGGGCTGGAGCAAACATGCTAGCGGGGACTACAGACTCTGGTAACCCTATGGCTCCGGGATTAAAACCCGGATCCGTCGTCGTTGCTGATGCCATCTCTAgggcagcagtttttttttttaaatcaagctaAAACAACTTTAAAACGATGCGGATTTTGGGGGAACAATTGTAAGCTGATACAGCACAAACACATTCAGACTGTAACGCCACTCACCACTAGGCTAAAACCCAAACCTGCTGTGTCGAGATAAACACGTATCTCTACATATTACCGGGCTCACTACAACATGCTAAGATGATAATAGAGTAACTTACATTAAAATCTGACAGTCTGTCACTGTGCACGTTTTAggagttatttaaaaaatgttaggaAAATGAGTCATGTGTGTTTTTCTTCTCCTCATGAATTATTGATCAGCGGTCCTGGCCAATCAGTTTCTCCAGAACCCTAATCACGTGTGTTATTATCCAATGAAAGTTCATGGGCGGTGCATATCTTtgctaataaaatataattacattgtaAATGATGCAACGTGTAGTTGCAAAGAAGTAAAGTTGGTTTCGGTTCACTTAAGTTGACAGaacaaactaaataataataatggtgtacaatatatatatatatctgttgtTCTACTCGCTCCGAGTCttatatatatttgatatttGGTTGAACTTCACGCAATTGTGTAGTAACTCTAAAACCACGTGATACAACTAAACGCGTGACGAGAATATTATACATAAGGAGTCATCAGATTATTTTGCGTGTGTAATCTAATTGTATTAAATTACTAAATGCATCAGCAAGAATCTGAGTGATGTCAAGTCAGGCTAACAAGCCAGGTAACTAATGTTACTTCACCCCTTTCAGATGGTATTTAATTCtcattttttcatctaatataATTAATGTAAGTATGACATGAGTAAATGTAAGTATTCTACTGTATAATGTTTATTGTATACGTATTGTATTTGTGATGAAATACTGTCAGGGTCATTGAAATCACTTTAGATAAAGCTGGCAGCATTTACATAATATCAATTTTCTGGACCTATAAAGGCAGTGTGTTAAAACATTTGATCTTGGCTGCATTGTAAGTCAATAGAACAAAAGCAAAAAGCCTGAATTAAAGTCAAGAAGTATAGCAACTGGACTGTAATCGAGAGGGTTGAACCCTTTTAACCTAAAATGTTTACTTGAAATACCCCCTAAGGTTTAAAGTTAATATTTCAGAAATGTAAGATCATATTCATGTTCACACTTCTTATATCAATTCACGGAAACATGACATACAGGTAAACATGTAAGcctagtaagttttttttttttaataaactttttatttattgtataaaaAGGCAAAACTCGGGCAGTTATTCTCTTAGTGCCAAAAGCAAAGTTTTTAGCAACAGTTAGTGAAGATATGACAACCTCACAACATGATACCTGATGCAATATCACCGCAACTGAGGGATTTCCCTTTAGAAGGAGGGAGATACAGAGGAGATAAATAGACCAGAGAATGAGGAAGTCCAGCAAAATTTACAGGCTGGTGAGGTGTTAGTGATCctccaaaaaacaaaaagcaagcaACCTAACCAGAACAATGGATAGAACAACATCATGTCTGACACAAAGAACAAAAAGTGCTCTGTCAGCATAGTTGTTAGCCATTAGAgtgtgactttttaatgaagctctGAACTTATCAATTTTTCCTTATCCAAGCAAGATATGttaatatggacaaacccagcaattAAGTTGTTCTGATCCAGCGGTTGAGTTAAATGTGTAACCCAGCCTTCTGCGTGTTTTTTTAACTCAACTTTTGTGTAAAAATAGTGTATGACTGGCTTAAAATAACCCAAAATagattgtaaattaaaaatgagacacataattactagaggcatcagcaataatcaaaaggtgaaaaTCTATTTAAGCtcattgtaagaaaaaaatataatagtatttaagcaatattcaaattaaataaaactactcaaaATGTTGGGTAAACATATAACCAAAACAACCCAAGTTTAAGTAAGTTTATTTCACatgtcttcaaaaaaaaaaaaaaaaaaaaagcaggacAAAGCTACTGAAAATGTACACTCTAATCAATGCTggtttaaaaacaacccaacttgggttatttggcaacccagcgctgggtaaatattggacagaacacatgctgggttatttttacccagctggttgggttaaatgtttttaactattgtttaaaaattattaaatcacaCTAAGgattatagaggcaacagcaataatcaaaaaattaacatttattattaagcaagaacactgATGggcaaaaatataagacaaattgaatttatttgggtgaatacagcattgtttacaatattacatacatttaaactagtttaacaatcattttagaaataaaaatttaaaaacatttaaacatttcaaaGTAGTATTTTAACTTAGTGACTGACATATTGTCCTTGTACATTGTgttgtataaaataatataatttacagcacagtaaagactttataaattaattatacaaacctttatttcactGAAGAAGTGCAAAATCAGCGTTAGAACGGAGAACCGCTCTCTCCTGTAAAAGCCACAAAAAGACCACGCTCTGACTGTAACTCAGCAGCTGGGTTGTTTTCATCGGAGATGACCCAGTGGTTAGGTAGCAAAAAAATAACCCGATATTTAATCaatcatttaaaaattattttaagtaactctacaaaataacccagcactttttagggtgcagaaaaactacccagcacctgggtaaaaatattaaaaacaacccaataaatgACCCAACAGAAGTTCAGAACCCAgcatttggttttaaaaaataacCCAGGATTTATGTATACATGTCAAGGGGATTGGATCATAGGATTGTGCTGCATTCCAGTCATTTGACCAGCAGATGGCGAAAAAGGAGTAAAACTAGTTTAATTTGATTATGAAAACAATCTGGTCTCTGCACATACATGTAACATCACCGTTTTTGTGACGCTCTTTACCTGAGAAACATATACCGCCATGTGTGCATCCATGCATCAGTTCCATATTATTTAAATGGTGAAGGTTTAAGAAATaggtttaaaaacattttaatattttaaaaagattaGAATTGTTCTAAAAGTGTAACACAAGCACGTGCTATTCctaatataaaaagtaaatgtaAAGAAACACTTTTCTTATTAAAGTCGTCCTTAACATCAAAACACAGTTGCCAGAAAGCTTGTTTGTACGGTTACTGATAGTGACATTCAGAGGAGggtcattttctcttgtgtatGTCATTGGGCATATGTTTATGCACTGCCAAACCCGTATGATGACAATCCAGACCACAACATACTGCCAGTAAGGATGCGATCTCTCGTCCTTTGCATCTCGTTTGCACTCCAGTGCTTTGTTCTCGAAAGCGCCTCAGAGTATTCGTCCAAATCCGAGCTGGAGTACGAATTCGGTGATTATCGTGGCAAGTTCTGTATCGACGATCAAGGTTTTGTTTATAGCATCGGAGAGGTTTATTACCCGAGCTCCACAGCGTGTCCCTGCACCTGCACAGAGGATGGACCGGTGTGTGTCAGACCGAAGTGCCCGCGGATACACCCGCGATGTACGCGCATCAAATACAAGTCCTGCTGTCCCGTGTGCGAAGCCGTCAGTAAAGTTTGTGTATACGGGGGCAAAACTTACAGAATGCTGGAGGAATTTAGGGTGAGTCACCGAAAGTTCTTAGAGTATAAAATACTATATTGGTCTGCATGGACACCCTGTAAGAAAACAATGGACATCATTACGGGTTATACTGGGAATTGTATTAGTTTTAACGGAAACTAATAGACCCTGTGGGTTTTCTACTGGTAGTTGgtcgccttctattggtggcttgctaaattctaatggaatatgtcccaaaacactctacagaaaaccattttcattggttttaattgttaaaagttgatggtttgtaatatttgtaattgCATTTATAGTGGAAagcattagaatttctgtgatggtttctattgtttattttcagcagggtattttaattattgtaatgtttcGTTGTGATTTGATTGTCACTAATATTCTTAGGTTTATTGCAACAATGCAGAAAATATATTATGTAATGGTGACcccttgcattttttttattttgttttatcacAACACTGCTCAGTTTTCAGGAAATAAAAAGTTTGCATGATAATGATCTAATATCTGTGTTTTGTTTAACTCTATAGTCAATAAACTATTGTTTGTGGGATAAAAAGTTTGGAAGAAAACAGGCTTTTATCTTATTTACCACTAAATTTGTGCATACCTTTTGAAAGGATACTGCCCCAGTAAAAGTTTTGTATCTTTTTTATTCCTGAGAGTGTACATCACTGgaaaaaatgtttatgtataaAGGAATGATTTTAGGTTAATCCATTCAGAGTCATTAATCTAAGTTTGAGTGCAATCGCCTGTTTCCGTTATCTGACAGTATGGATGTTTTCCCTGTCCTGTCAATCAATATGTCAGTGAATTTTAATTTCTTTGTTCCTGTTTCAAACAGTTGTCACCCTGTGAGCGTTGCCGGTGTGAAGTCAACAGAGAAGTTTACTGCACCGTATCTGGCTGCCCTGCCTTACATTGTGTGAATCCTGAATACGAACCCAACCATTGTTGTCCTGTGTGCAAAAGTGGTGAGAGTTTTTACACATGCAACACCTCGACATGCATGTATGTCCCATTCAACGTTATTAACACTGTAAAGTAATGTTTAAACAAACACCTGCATCTGCATCACATGCATCTTTCAAGACTGTTTTGAGAGGCATGTAAGGTTGTCACCTCTtgttttgattgatttttttcttgATCACTGCATAGTTCATGGTGATGTCATGGAAAAATAATGATGCAATGGAAATGTTCGATGGATTGCTTACTACCATGCCGTCTATAAATAGGAACTAGTTCACGGCGTGCTGGGATGGCACAGGCACTATGGGGCATTGGGCCATCCTTGACAGCAGAAGGCTTGAAGGGGACAGATTGTGTGTGATAGTTTGAGTATGTAATGTTTTTATAGAATCTATTAAGTAATGTGTACAGATTTCAAAACAAAGGATATTGCATATATAAAAGACATTGTAAATGTAATGCATTTGGGTGTTTATGCCTGGCAATGTCTATTTGAGATCACTCATTCAATAGACAATagtggttaaagggatagttcacccaaatatttaAATTCTGTCCCTCATGTTGTTCCTATTAACCTGCAAGACTTTGTTTATTCTGCAGAACACAGGAAAAAGTATTtcgaaaaattaatttaacttttaacagttttattttgggtttcacaGAACATAGCAAGTTTTGcaatgacattagggtgagtaaatgaacacagaattttcatttttgggtaaactattcctatAGTGAGGGGGAAAATAtgatcccttgctgattttgtatgtttacccactgacaaagaaaatatataacgtaggtttattttaacagtgacagaataacaacaaacatttcaaaaaagttgtaCATTGCTTTGAATTTTAATGagcgaaataagtatttgatcccctatcaatcagcaagatctggctcccaggtgtcttttaaatgagttgagattaggagcactccctttaagagggacaagattgtagacctacacaaggctggaatgggctacaagaccatcaccaagcagcttggtgagaaggtgacaacagttggtgtgattattcgcaaatggaagaaacacaaaataactgtcactctccctcggtctggggctccatgcaagatctcacctcgtagagtttcaatgatcatgaggaTGGTggggaatcagcccagaactacacaggaggatcttgtcaatgtctcaaggcagctgggatcatagtcaccaagaaaacaatttttAACACACTAGGCTGTGAAgtactgaaatcctgcagcacccacaaggtccccctgctcaagtaagcacatgtacaggcccgtctgaagtttgattctgaatgattcagaggagaactgggtgaaagtgttgtggccagatgagaccaaaatcgagctctttggcatcaactcaactcgccatgtttggaaGAGGAGGAAGGCTGCCTTTGATCCCAAGAACTCCATCCCCACCATTAAATatggaggtgaaaacattatgctttgggggtgtttttctgatAAGGGAACAgggcaatgacccaaaacacatgaccaaggcaacaaaggagtggctcaagaagaagcacattaaggtcctggagtggcctagccagtcttcagaccttagtcccatagaaaatctgtggagggagctgaaggttggAGTTGCCAAGAAACCTtgatgacttggagaggatctgcaaagaggagtgggacaaaaacacccctgagatgtgtgcaaacctagtggccaactacaagaaacatctgacctctgtgattgccaacaagggtgttgccaccaagtactaagtcatgttttgcgaaggggtcgaatacttatttcactcattaaaatgcaaatcaatttataacttttttgaaatgcatttatctggattttttttattgttgttattctgtctctcactgttcaaataaacctagtATTATTATAatctgataatttctttgtcagtgggcaaacatacaaaatcagcaggggatctgACAATTTTTCCTCACTGTAAGAGAAGCTATAATTCTAACCAAACACATGCTCTTCATGTCTCTTTTTATTATAGGGCCAAACTGCTTTGCCGGAAATCGCGTGATCTCAGCTGGAGAGCGTGTTGAGATTGATGAGCGGACGGTGTGTTTTTGCACCTACCGGGATGGAACGTGGCAGACGCACCTTCACGCTACCTGTGAGGAGCGCCAACGAGCAGACAATGAAGCCACTGACTCCGACAATACATCTAAACAGATGGAGGAACAGGAGATGGAGacggagacagagaaagagaaagagaaagagagagtgttCTTGCCAAGGCTCGATGCCATCCCGTGAAGGGAAGTGTGCCTGGCTCGAGCTCTCCTGACAGGCAGGAGGGGATGCAGAGCACCATGCAGGTGTCTGTGCCCAGGGTAAACACAACCTGTGCTGGGATAACTGCCAATGCTGACCTCTTTAGCCAACCTCACCACCCATCCCATCCTGACCCAAATCGGCAGCCCACTGAGAAGCAACATGCACTAATAAAATGTTCCATTATTATACACGGTACACATGTTGTTCAGAAATTAggggtcggtaagatttaaaataaatactttcatgCAGCAAAGTAACAttcaattgattaaaagtgacaatgttaaaaaaaaaaaaaaaacattttaaattatgttaaaatagaaagccgttattttaaattgcaatactatttcacaataattCTGTATTtgtggtcaaataaatgcagccttggtgagcataagaggctaaaaaatcttactgaccccaaacttcttaatggtagtgtaaatgtgtgtatattaCTGTATATCATGTTGTCTACTTCTTACTAAGATGcagttatatttaatataatattatatatgtgcatataaatatatcatatatttattacattaagcattatatttaaattatagaagattctagataaaaaaaaaagaatagaaaaatgaTTTCCCATTTTTTCATCTCATGATTGTGGCATGTTGTGTTAATGGGCACATTTCATACTTTGGAAATCTTAAATATTGTTTGATGTTTAAATTACTAAATTACTGACAAGTAAAATGTTCAATCCAACAGATAAATTTACAAAATGACATATTGTATTCGATATAACCAGTAAAATGTTGTTCTGCATAAAGACGATTAACATATTTGCTTGTTTAGATAGGAAGTGGAGCATGCAATAAGAAACACAAATTTTCAAAGGGCTGGTCAAATGGAAACATATACTTAAAGTATTAAAATCATCTCAGGTTTGAATATTATCTCCTTGTCTCATTTAAACATCTGAATCACTGCATATTTGATGTTTTGCTGTTAACAATTTTAATAGACATTTTCTACAACACACATGTAGCCTAAATATAATAGCCTTTATGAATTACAAACATATGAacaatttattgtatttaaattgtGATAATATACACCGCCAGTCtaatgtttttggacagtaagatatgaatgtttttttaaagaagtctcttctgcttacctagcctgcatttatttgatctaaagtacagcaaaaacagcaacattttgaaataatttttctatttaaaataactcttttctatttgaatatattttaaaatgtaatttattcctgtgatttcaaagctgattttttagcatcattactccagtcacatgatccttcagaaatcattctaatattcagatttgctcaaaaaacatttgttattattattattattattgttgttgttgttgtgtcaaaaacagctgagttttttttcaagtttctttgatgaatagaaagttcagaaggacTATAGAAGCCCGTTCCCACCACAGTAGAGAAAAAATATGATTttgtaaatcataataatgagaaactttctcataattatgacttagtatctcattatATTGAGAAACATTATTGTAATAATtagttaaaaagtaataatattcagaaaaaataaatctcgtaataatgagaaactttcttgtAATAATAATGAGAAACATTCTCGAAATAATGACTTTCCATCTCATAATAACGAAAAAAAATTCTTATGATAATGACTTAAAATCTTGttataatgacttaacatctcataataatgaaattgcatctttctattcatcaaagaatccagaaaaaaaatgtactgaactgtatattgataataataattaaaaaaaaaaatttaaacagaaaatcagcatattagaatgatttctgaaggatcatttgatcTGGAGTACctactgatgctgaaaatgtagctttgatcactggaacaaattacattttaaaaatatagccaaatagaaaacagttattttaaataatataaaatatgtcacaatattactgctttattggatcaaataaagcagaagagacttctga is part of the Garra rufa chromosome 1, GarRuf1.0, whole genome shotgun sequence genome and harbors:
- the LOC141328883 gene encoding von Willebrand factor C domain-containing protein 2-like codes for the protein MRSLVLCISFALQCFVLESASEYSSKSELEYEFGDYRGKFCIDDQGFVYSIGEVYYPSSTACPCTCTEDGPVCVRPKCPRIHPRCTRIKYKSCCPVCEAVSKVCVYGGKTYRMLEEFRLSPCERCRCEVNREVYCTVSGCPALHCVNPEYEPNHCCPVCKSGPNCFAGNRVISAGERVEIDERTVCFCTYRDGTWQTHLHATCEERQRADNEATDSDNTSKQMEEQEMETETEKEKEKERVFLPRLDAIP